In the genome of Nocardioides marmoribigeumensis, one region contains:
- a CDS encoding PQQ-dependent sugar dehydrogenase encodes MSRLAVAVAATVGAALLAACGGDPGKDRSGDPAALGPQPSEPQPSTVTARPVAPTPDGQVRPRVTGTVATGLEVPWGVTFLPDGSALVGERDSTRVLSIPAGGGAPREVGRVEVAAPRGEAGLLGLAASPSYAEDRTVFAYVSTESDNRVVRFTVRDGRMGSVEPVLTGIPNGFIHDGGRLLFATDGTLFVSTGETGVPELAQDVGSLGGKILHITPDGRPAPDNPRRGSPVWTMGHRNVQGLAYDDQGRLWATEFGQQTWDELNLVEKGRNYGWPVYEGRGEGPGSEDYRDPFVTWRTDDASPSGLAYLDGSLWAGALKGERLWQVPVTTDGVGRPRGWFVGDHGRLRTVTAAPDGTLWVTTSNRDGRGAPRRGDDRVLQVTLR; translated from the coding sequence ATGAGCCGCCTCGCCGTCGCCGTCGCCGCGACCGTGGGGGCCGCGCTGCTCGCGGCCTGCGGCGGGGACCCCGGCAAGGACCGCAGCGGGGACCCCGCCGCCCTGGGCCCCCAGCCCTCGGAGCCCCAGCCCTCGACCGTCACCGCCCGGCCGGTCGCCCCGACCCCGGACGGGCAGGTCCGCCCCCGGGTCACCGGGACGGTCGCCACGGGCCTGGAGGTGCCGTGGGGGGTCACGTTCCTCCCCGACGGCTCGGCACTGGTGGGCGAGCGCGACAGCACCCGCGTGCTGTCGATCCCTGCCGGCGGAGGGGCCCCCCGCGAGGTCGGCCGGGTCGAGGTCGCCGCACCCCGCGGCGAGGCGGGGCTGCTCGGCCTGGCCGCCTCCCCGTCGTACGCCGAGGACCGCACGGTCTTCGCCTACGTCTCCACCGAGTCCGACAACCGCGTCGTCCGCTTCACCGTGCGGGACGGGCGCATGGGCAGCGTCGAGCCGGTGCTGACCGGCATCCCCAACGGGTTCATCCACGACGGCGGCCGGCTGCTGTTCGCGACGGACGGCACGCTGTTCGTCTCCACCGGCGAGACCGGCGTGCCCGAGCTCGCGCAGGACGTCGGCTCGCTCGGCGGCAAGATCCTGCACATCACCCCCGACGGCCGGCCCGCGCCGGACAACCCCCGCCGCGGGTCACCGGTGTGGACGATGGGCCACCGCAACGTCCAGGGCCTGGCGTACGACGACCAGGGCCGGCTCTGGGCGACCGAGTTCGGCCAGCAGACCTGGGACGAGCTCAACCTGGTCGAGAAGGGCCGCAACTACGGCTGGCCCGTCTACGAGGGTCGCGGGGAGGGACCGGGCAGCGAGGACTACCGCGACCCGTTCGTCACCTGGCGCACCGACGACGCCTCGCCCTCGGGCCTGGCCTACCTCGACGGCTCGCTGTGGGCCGGGGCGCTCAAGGGCGAGCGGCTGTGGCAGGTGCCCGTCACCACCGACGGCGTGGGCAGGCCGCGGGGCTGGTTCGTCGGCGACCACGGCCGCCTGCGCACGGTGACCGCCGCCCCCGACGGGACGCTGTGGGTGACCACGTCCAACCGGGACGGGCGCGGGGCGCCGCGTCGCGGCGACGACCGGGTCCTCCAGGTGACCCTCAGGTGA
- a CDS encoding alpha/beta fold hydrolase → MPVQENAFRADPGAPSSNRLGDTDEAPRLPHQSTVRFHRVTSADGTLIEAWHNEAWHRGGDGPVVLLCNGLGTNAYSWPDLLRDDCPVRVISWNHRGVGRSARPSDPDRCGVDAFVEDAIAVMDAAGVESAVLAGWSIGVNTAFELAVRHPQRVKGIFAVAGVPGGTFESMFAPMFVPRALRKPLSITAARTMKAGSPVLTPVARRIPMGPISTTVLRWSGFMMPFARGEHVRRTVREFLTTPVDWYMHLALHSARHLRVSLSKVDVPCAFVGAQFDILASTRDMRTAADRIPGASYVNLFGTHFLTLERPRQITSMLLELCERVEAAA, encoded by the coding sequence CCCGGGCGCCCCGTCGTCCAACCGACTCGGCGACACCGACGAGGCGCCCCGCCTCCCCCACCAGTCGACTGTGCGGTTCCACCGCGTCACGAGTGCCGACGGCACTCTGATCGAGGCCTGGCACAACGAGGCCTGGCACCGCGGCGGTGACGGCCCGGTCGTCCTGCTGTGCAACGGCCTGGGCACCAACGCCTACTCCTGGCCCGACCTGCTGCGCGACGACTGCCCGGTGCGGGTCATCTCCTGGAACCACCGCGGGGTCGGTCGCAGCGCCCGCCCCTCCGACCCCGACCGCTGCGGGGTCGACGCGTTCGTCGAGGACGCGATCGCCGTCATGGACGCCGCCGGGGTCGAGTCCGCGGTCCTCGCGGGCTGGTCGATCGGCGTCAACACCGCCTTCGAGCTCGCCGTCCGCCACCCCCAGCGGGTGAAGGGCATCTTCGCCGTCGCCGGCGTCCCCGGCGGCACCTTCGAGTCGATGTTCGCCCCCATGTTCGTGCCGCGGGCGCTGCGCAAGCCGCTCAGCATCACCGCCGCCCGCACGATGAAGGCCGGCAGCCCCGTCCTCACGCCGGTGGCCCGCCGCATCCCGATGGGGCCGATCTCCACGACGGTCCTGCGGTGGAGCGGCTTCATGATGCCGTTCGCGCGCGGGGAGCACGTCCGGCGCACCGTGCGCGAGTTCCTGACCACGCCGGTCGACTGGTACATGCACCTCGCCCTGCACTCCGCCCGCCACCTGCGGGTCTCGCTGTCCAAGGTGGACGTGCCCTGCGCGTTCGTCGGCGCCCAGTTCGACATCCTCGCCTCCACCCGCGACATGCGGACCGCGGCCGACCGGATCCCCGGGGCGTCCTACGTCAACCTCTTCGGCACCCACTTCCTCACCCTCGAGCGCCCGCGGCAGATCACCTCGATGCTGCTCGAGCTGTGCGAGCGGGTGGAGGCGGCTGCCTAG
- the ald gene encoding alanine dehydrogenase translates to MRIGIPKEVKNHEYRVAITPVGVHELVKHGHSVVVQKDAGVGSQIPDEEYVAAGATIIDSADEVWGGAEMVLKVKEPVAEEYHRLRDDLTLFTYLHLAADKPLAEELLRRGTTGIAYETVQLPSGGLPLLYPMSEVAGCLAPQVGAHSLMRAQGGRGVLLGGVGGVAQAKVVIIGAGVSGQNAANIALGMGADVTLLDTDLDKLRMSFWRYNNRVHGLASSSLAIEQQVMEADLVIGAVLIPGAAAPKLVSNDLVSRMKPGSVLVDIAVDQGGCFEDTRPTTHADPTYTVHGSVFYCVANMPGAVPNTSTYALTNVTLPYTVALADKGWQQACRDDKALALGLNTHAGQLTNAPVGEAVGIEPVSLESVLT, encoded by the coding sequence ATGAGGATCGGCATCCCGAAGGAAGTCAAGAACCACGAGTACCGCGTGGCCATCACGCCCGTCGGGGTGCACGAGCTGGTCAAGCACGGGCACTCCGTCGTCGTCCAGAAGGACGCCGGCGTCGGGTCGCAGATCCCCGACGAGGAGTACGTCGCCGCCGGCGCCACGATCATCGACTCCGCCGACGAGGTCTGGGGCGGCGCCGAGATGGTGCTCAAGGTCAAGGAGCCGGTCGCCGAGGAGTACCACCGCCTCCGTGACGACCTGACGCTGTTCACCTACCTCCACCTCGCCGCCGACAAGCCCCTCGCCGAGGAGCTGCTGCGGCGCGGCACCACCGGCATCGCCTACGAGACGGTGCAGCTGCCGTCGGGCGGGCTGCCGCTGCTCTACCCGATGTCGGAGGTCGCGGGCTGCCTCGCGCCCCAGGTCGGCGCCCACTCGCTCATGCGCGCCCAGGGCGGCCGCGGCGTCCTGCTCGGCGGCGTCGGCGGCGTGGCCCAGGCCAAGGTCGTCATCATCGGCGCCGGCGTCTCGGGCCAGAACGCCGCCAACATCGCCCTCGGCATGGGCGCCGACGTCACCTTGCTCGACACCGACCTCGACAAGCTGCGGATGTCGTTCTGGCGCTACAACAACCGCGTCCACGGCCTCGCCTCGTCGTCGCTGGCGATCGAGCAGCAGGTGATGGAGGCCGACCTGGTCATCGGCGCCGTGCTCATCCCCGGCGCGGCCGCGCCCAAGCTGGTCAGCAACGACCTGGTCTCGCGCATGAAGCCCGGCTCGGTGCTCGTCGACATCGCGGTGGACCAGGGCGGCTGCTTCGAGGACACCCGTCCGACGACCCACGCCGACCCGACGTACACCGTCCACGGCTCGGTGTTCTACTGCGTGGCCAACATGCCGGGCGCGGTGCCCAACACCTCGACGTACGCCCTGACCAACGTGACGCTGCCCTACACCGTCGCGCTGGCGGACAAGGGCTGGCAGCAGGCCTGCCGCGACGACAAGGCCCTCGCGCTGGGGCTCAACACCCACGCCGGGCAGCTCACCAACGCCCCGGTCGGCGAGGCGGTCGGCATCGAGCCGGTCAGCCTCGAGTCCGTCCTCACCTGA
- a CDS encoding response regulator transcription factor produces the protein MTGTVRVLLADDQELVRTGLRMILETEPDLTVVGEVGDGEAAVRAAARLAPDVVVMDIRMPRLDGVEATRRVVAGGPDTPRVLIVTTFDSDSLLGDALRAGASGYLLKNAPAEQMVDAVRAVAAGEGLLSREVTRRVIEGFAGAGRSAPDPALVVRLERLTDREREVLGLVARGLSNQEIADELFLSTGTVKTHVARLLAKLEVRDRVAAVVLAYESGAAGR, from the coding sequence GTGACCGGGACCGTGCGGGTGCTGCTGGCCGACGACCAGGAGCTCGTGCGCACCGGCCTGCGCATGATCCTGGAGACCGAGCCCGACCTCACGGTGGTCGGCGAGGTGGGGGACGGGGAGGCGGCGGTCCGCGCGGCCGCGCGGCTGGCGCCGGACGTGGTCGTGATGGACATCCGGATGCCGCGCCTCGACGGGGTCGAGGCGACCCGCCGCGTCGTGGCCGGAGGTCCGGACACCCCCCGGGTGCTGATCGTGACCACCTTCGACAGCGACTCGCTCCTCGGCGACGCGCTCCGAGCGGGGGCGAGCGGCTACCTGCTCAAGAACGCCCCGGCCGAGCAGATGGTCGACGCCGTGCGCGCGGTCGCGGCGGGGGAGGGCCTGCTGTCACGCGAGGTCACCCGGCGTGTGATCGAGGGGTTCGCGGGGGCCGGCCGGTCCGCGCCGGACCCGGCGCTCGTCGTACGCCTCGAACGGCTGACCGACCGCGAGCGGGAGGTGCTCGGGCTGGTCGCGCGCGGGCTCTCCAACCAGGAGATCGCCGACGAGCTGTTCCTCAGCACGGGCACGGTGAAGACCCACGTGGCGCGCCTCCTCGCCAAGCTCGAGGTCCGCGACCGCGTGGCGGCGGTCGTCCTCGCCTACGAGTCGGGTGCCGCGGGGCGCTGA